A stretch of the Chlorobiota bacterium genome encodes the following:
- a CDS encoding metallophosphoesterase family protein, translating into MKLISFLLLFNVICLFSQTIILPTNTAWKYLDDGSDQGSNWKTSSYNDASWQSGLAELGYGDNPITTLAGQKITYYFRNNFTISTPNQYYDYTINLRRDDGAIIYINGVEIYRDNINPGIVNYLTPAIENCSDDGNAIQQVTIPNTFFNQGVNNISVEIHNVNTTSSDITFELELIGNTSPSTPQITRGAFMTLSSNNSITLNWTTNIPSSSEVKIGGEPGNLYSVASINDLVNNHSITLTGLQSNTKYFYSIGKIGTTLQSSGNSFFYTAPNPDSTNKLRFIVTGDMGDGSANQIQVRDAFSNYTNNSIVNGWIWLGDNAYNNGTELEYQNYIFNIYSNQLRYLPLFPALGNHDYANVGYLSSVALGTNFPYFSIFNLQTNTGNEKYYSFNYANIHFITLDSYGALNAPGSPMYNWLSEDLQSNSQRWTIVNFHHPPYTKGTHNSDTEIEDIDIRQNIVPLLEQYGVDLVMCGHSHTYERSKFIKGHQGLSDSFNDSLFPNGNVVQAGNGAYYKYSNNDNGTIYVVCGSSGRISSTTSNGYPHKAMLTSFSNLGGSLILDIEKDSLNCKFLTAAGTIRDEFDIVKKVRGATSVNQNIGTNSKEEQTKSSNVKVNYNAIDKTLNFKIQELKENKSLNNSKIIIELFNIQGEELLKYNSLLNSTGETIISIQKNSLPNQTGIYFIKALINNRVIFRDKILLN; encoded by the coding sequence ATGAAATTGATATCATTCCTATTATTGTTTAATGTAATATGTTTGTTTTCTCAAACTATTATTCTCCCAACAAATACAGCATGGAAGTATCTTGATGATGGATCAGATCAAGGCTCTAACTGGAAAACGTCAAGCTATAACGATGCAAGTTGGCAAAGCGGATTAGCAGAATTAGGTTACGGTGATAATCCAATAACAACTTTAGCAGGTCAAAAAATAACTTATTATTTTCGTAATAATTTTACAATTTCAACTCCAAATCAATACTACGATTATACAATTAATTTAAGGCGAGATGATGGTGCGATTATTTATATAAACGGAGTTGAAATATATAGGGACAACATAAATCCAGGTATAGTAAATTATCTAACTCCAGCAATTGAAAATTGCTCAGATGATGGCAACGCTATCCAACAAGTTACAATACCAAACACTTTTTTTAATCAAGGGGTTAACAATATATCAGTTGAAATTCATAATGTTAACACAACATCTTCAGACATTACTTTTGAACTAGAATTAATTGGAAATACTTCTCCTTCTACTCCACAAATAACTAGAGGTGCTTTCATGACATTATCTTCAAATAACTCAATTACACTTAATTGGACTACTAATATACCATCTAGTAGTGAAGTTAAAATTGGTGGAGAACCAGGCAATTTATATTCAGTTGCTTCAATTAATGATTTGGTTAACAACCATTCAATAACTCTAACTGGTTTACAATCAAATACAAAATATTTTTATTCGATTGGGAAAATTGGAACAACTTTGCAAAGTAGTGGTAATAGTTTTTTTTATACAGCCCCAAATCCTGATTCAACAAATAAACTTCGATTTATTGTAACAGGTGATATGGGAGATGGTAGTGCAAATCAAATTCAAGTAAGAGATGCATTTTCCAATTATACAAATAATTCTATAGTTAATGGATGGATATGGCTTGGTGATAATGCTTACAATAACGGAACTGAGTTAGAATATCAAAATTATATATTCAACATCTATTCAAATCAGTTGAGATATTTGCCTTTATTTCCAGCTTTAGGTAATCATGATTATGCTAATGTTGGTTATTTAAGTTCAGTTGCCTTGGGTACAAATTTTCCTTATTTCAGTATTTTCAACTTACAAACAAATACTGGTAATGAAAAATATTATTCTTTTAACTACGCGAATATTCATTTTATAACCTTAGATAGTTATGGCGCATTAAATGCACCTGGAAGCCCAATGTACAACTGGCTTTCAGAGGATTTACAAAGTAATTCTCAAAGATGGACGATTGTAAATTTTCATCATCCACCTTATACTAAAGGTACTCATAATTCTGATACTGAAATTGAAGATATTGATATCAGGCAAAACATTGTTCCACTATTAGAACAGTATGGAGTTGACTTAGTTATGTGCGGACATAGCCATACTTACGAAAGAAGTAAATTTATTAAAGGTCATCAAGGTTTATCAGATTCATTTAATGATTCATTATTTCCAAATGGAAATGTTGTTCAGGCTGGGAATGGAGCTTATTATAAGTATTCGAATAATGATAATGGTACAATTTATGTAGTTTGTGGTTCAAGTGGTAGAATTTCATCAACAACATCGAATGGGTATCCACACAAAGCAATGTTAACTTCATTTTCAAATTTAGGAGGATCATTAATTCTTGATATAGAAAAAGACTCTTTAAATTGTAAATTCCTTACAGCTGCTGGGACTATACGTGATGAGTTTGATATAGTCAAAAAAGTAAGAGGGGCAACATCTGTAAATCAAAACATTGGAACAAACTCAAAAGAAGAACAAACCAAAAGCTCAAATGTTAAAGTAAATTATAATGCTATCGATAAAACACTAAATTTCAAAATTCAAGAATTAAAAGAAAACAAATCTTTAAACAATTCAAAAATAATAATTGAATTATTTAACATTCAGGGTGAAGAACTTTTAAAATATAATTCCTTACTAAATTCAACTGGTGAAACTATTATTTCTATTCAAAAGAATTCATTACCAAATCAAACTGGGATATATTTTATCAAAGCTTTAATCAACAATAGAGTTATTTTCCGTGATAAAATATTATTAAACTGA
- a CDS encoding ABC-F family ATP-binding cassette domain-containing protein, with amino-acid sequence MITTDSVSVLFGGEYLFKNVSFLISEGERIGLIGSNGAGKSTLMKILLNFQQPDEGRVQKSRMATIGYLPQEGVVLSNSPLREEAMKAFADIVQLEDEIHIIASKITELSTDENAYEEIDTLVHELGELQHRFEAMSGFAKEGQVEKVLMGLGFTIEDMTRPCGEFSGGWQMRIELAKLLLQNPTLLMLDEPTNHLDIESLAWLEDFLSTYKGAILLISHDKKFLDNLTNRTFELSRKRLTTYTGNYTKYLELREANRVQQQSAYENQQKQIAETQDFIDRFRYKATKAVQVQSRIKQLDKIDVLEPPEPEESGVHFQFPRAPRSGRVLAETVNLSKSYDKKLILQNINFAIERGEKIAFLGRNGEGKTTLSKIIADLESYDGELKIGHNVLIGYFAQHQAEELNPKQTVLETLDSVATGDMRTQLRSLLGAFLFNGDDVFKPVSVLSGGEKSRLSLAKLLLEPVNLLIMDEPTNHLDMRSIAVLKKAVAAFEGAVIVVSHDRDFLSGIMTRCIEFKDKKIKEYIGGIEEFLYKKNAQSVEETIAFKKDNSSKNISQNQESEKDRKRREAEERNKKYSLTKDVRKKLDSAVIEIDKLEKEKLSLEEQLNLPQILSDSVKLKKLRWQLEITTKQLEKNFTVWEKLTSELESVESQFTT; translated from the coding sequence ATGATAACAACAGATTCAGTTTCAGTATTGTTTGGTGGGGAATACCTATTTAAAAATGTTTCGTTCTTAATAAGCGAAGGTGAACGTATAGGATTGATTGGCAGTAATGGTGCAGGGAAGTCAACGCTCATGAAGATTTTATTAAATTTTCAACAACCAGATGAAGGTCGAGTACAAAAAAGTAGAATGGCTACTATTGGCTATCTTCCTCAAGAAGGTGTTGTTCTTAGTAATTCTCCATTACGAGAAGAAGCAATGAAAGCATTTGCAGATATAGTTCAACTTGAAGATGAGATTCATATTATCGCATCAAAAATTACTGAGCTTTCAACTGATGAAAATGCTTATGAAGAAATAGATACTTTAGTACATGAACTAGGAGAATTACAACACAGATTTGAGGCTATGAGCGGGTTTGCAAAGGAAGGGCAAGTTGAGAAAGTGTTGATGGGTTTGGGTTTTACAATTGAAGATATGACAAGACCTTGTGGTGAATTTTCAGGAGGTTGGCAAATGAGGATTGAGTTAGCAAAATTACTCTTACAAAATCCTACATTATTAATGTTAGATGAACCTACAAATCACTTAGATATTGAGTCACTTGCTTGGTTAGAAGATTTTCTTTCAACATATAAAGGAGCAATTTTACTTATCTCACATGATAAAAAGTTTCTTGATAATTTAACAAATAGAACATTTGAACTTTCAAGAAAAAGGTTAACAACATATACTGGAAACTATACAAAATATCTTGAACTAAGGGAAGCAAATCGTGTTCAACAGCAATCCGCTTATGAAAATCAACAAAAACAAATTGCTGAAACTCAAGATTTCATTGATAGATTTAGATATAAAGCAACAAAAGCAGTTCAAGTTCAATCTAGAATCAAGCAGCTTGATAAGATAGATGTATTAGAGCCGCCAGAACCTGAGGAGAGTGGAGTTCATTTTCAGTTTCCTAGAGCACCAAGAAGTGGTAGAGTTCTTGCTGAAACTGTAAATTTATCTAAAAGTTATGATAAAAAACTGATTCTCCAAAATATTAATTTTGCAATTGAAAGAGGTGAAAAAATTGCTTTCTTAGGACGTAATGGAGAAGGAAAAACTACATTGAGTAAAATTATTGCAGATTTAGAAAGTTATGATGGTGAATTAAAAATTGGTCACAATGTATTGATAGGATATTTTGCTCAACATCAAGCTGAAGAACTCAATCCTAAACAAACAGTTCTAGAAACTTTGGATTCGGTTGCAACAGGAGATATGAGAACGCAATTGAGATCATTGCTTGGGGCGTTTCTATTTAATGGAGATGATGTATTTAAGCCGGTTTCAGTTCTTTCTGGTGGTGAAAAGTCAAGATTGTCTTTAGCTAAATTATTACTTGAACCAGTTAACTTGCTTATTATGGATGAACCTACAAATCACCTTGATATGAGGAGTATTGCAGTATTGAAAAAAGCAGTTGCAGCTTTTGAAGGTGCAGTTATTGTTGTATCTCATGATAGGGATTTTTTATCAGGAATAATGACTAGGTGTATTGAGTTTAAAGATAAAAAAATTAAGGAGTATATTGGAGGAATAGAAGAATTTCTTTATAAGAAAAATGCCCAATCAGTTGAAGAAACAATAGCTTTTAAAAAAGATAATTCTTCAAAAAATATTTCACAAAATCAAGAAAGTGAAAAGGATAGAAAAAGAAGGGAAGCAGAAGAAAGAAATAAAAAATATTCTCTTACTAAAGATGTCAGAAAAAAATTAGATTCTGCAGTAATTGAAATTGATAAATTAGAAAAAGAAAAACTTTCTCTAGAAGAACAATTAAATTTACCCCAGATATTAAGCGATTCAGTTAAGTTAAAAAAACTTAGATGGCAATTAGAAATTACTACAAAACAACTAGAAAAAAACTTTACAGTATGGGAGAAGTTAACGAGCGAACTTGAATCCGTGGAGTCTCAATTCACTACTTAA